In archaeon BMS3Bbin15, a single genomic region encodes these proteins:
- the cobB_2 gene encoding cobyrinic acid A,C-diamide synthase, with amino-acid sequence MKLPRVLIAGERSGTGKTTVATGIMGALVKAGYIVQPFKVGPDYIDPGYHSKVTGRNSRNIDIWLTSKKAVVESLSEASGDADIAVIEGAMGLYDGISGEGYKGSSADIAEITSTPVVLVIDSAKLGYSAGAIFKGYKDFGNVNLKGVIVNNIGSKSHEEIIRHSIDRAGGEILGIIPRDSSVSLPERHLGLIPALEQEEFSDIIERISKLVEENVALDRIIEIASSAEELPSTSSEEKKAHSVRIAVAKDSAFSFYYWDNIDLLKKHGAEIVFFSPLSETPPDCDGIYIGGGFPEVFRQELSSNKKALRRIKALFEDEMPIYAECGGLMYLCRNIISEGKSFRMAGVFDAEVEMTEKLQALKYTLARVDLDNIYLKKGSFVKGHEFHYSRIIDIAGDVKFLYTLQKGAGIKDFRDGLYDKNTLAGYMHIHFRGAEEFPKNFVKACMKYRRK; translated from the coding sequence ATGAAACTTCCCAGAGTATTGATAGCAGGCGAAAGGAGTGGAACAGGTAAAACCACAGTGGCTACCGGCATAATGGGAGCCCTGGTAAAAGCCGGATATATAGTCCAACCCTTCAAAGTTGGCCCGGATTACATAGACCCCGGGTATCATTCAAAGGTTACAGGTAGAAATTCAAGAAATATCGATATCTGGCTTACATCGAAGAAGGCAGTTGTTGAAAGCCTTTCAGAGGCTTCCGGGGATGCGGATATTGCAGTAATAGAAGGCGCCATGGGATTATATGATGGGATAAGCGGAGAGGGATATAAAGGAAGCTCTGCAGATATAGCTGAAATTACATCAACACCTGTAGTCCTTGTTATCGATAGTGCAAAGCTTGGTTACAGTGCAGGTGCCATTTTTAAAGGTTATAAAGATTTCGGCAATGTGAATCTTAAAGGAGTTATTGTTAACAATATTGGAAGTAAAAGTCATGAAGAGATTATAAGGCATAGCATTGACAGAGCTGGTGGGGAAATCCTGGGGATTATTCCAAGGGATAGTAGTGTCTCTCTTCCTGAAAGGCATCTCGGTTTGATACCTGCTCTCGAACAGGAAGAGTTCTCTGATATAATTGAAAGAATCTCAAAGCTTGTGGAGGAAAATGTTGCTCTTGACAGGATTATAGAAATCGCCTCTTCGGCAGAAGAGCTTCCTTCCACATCATCTGAAGAAAAGAAGGCTCACAGTGTAAGAATTGCTGTGGCAAAGGACAGTGCTTTCAGCTTCTATTACTGGGACAATATAGACCTGCTGAAAAAACATGGCGCAGAAATCGTATTTTTTTCACCCCTTAGTGAAACCCCACCGGACTGTGACGGTATTTACATAGGAGGAGGTTTTCCTGAGGTATTCAGACAGGAACTTTCCTCAAATAAAAAAGCTCTGAGGAGAATAAAAGCTTTGTTTGAAGATGAAATGCCAATTTATGCGGAATGCGGAGGCCTGATGTACCTCTGCAGGAATATAATATCTGAAGGCAAAAGCTTCAGAATGGCAGGTGTCTTTGATGCAGAGGTTGAAATGACAGAGAAGCTTCAGGCTTTAAAGTATACTCTTGCCAGAGTTGACCTTGACAATATCTACCTGAAGAAGGGTTCTTTTGTTAAAGGCCATGAATTCCACTACTCCAGAATAATTGATATAGCAGGGGATGTTAAATTCCTCTATACCCTTCAGAAAGGTGCTGGAATAAAAGACTTCAGGGATGGCTTATATGATAAAAACACTCTGGCGGGTTATATGCATATCCACTTCAGAGGAGCAGAGGAATTTCCCAAAAATTTTGTTAAGGCCTGCATGAAGTACAGAAGAAAGTAA